The Nerophis lumbriciformis linkage group LG05, RoL_Nlum_v2.1, whole genome shotgun sequence genome contains a region encoding:
- the pwp1 gene encoding periodic tryptophan protein 1 homolog isoform X2, protein MSSQITCVGWVMRGAAKETPDKVELSQEELQRIINEAKEELGNQAADEEDEDEVDAGIVVDQSPNDIVDVAIAQNEESRGTEEDELAEYGLDKYDEDDIATTNLGNSLAGLTMFGSNDEDPYVTLKDTDQYERDDFQIKPTDNLILAGRAEKDCCNLEVYVYNTEENSLYVHHDILLPAYPLSIQWLNFDPNPQESSCNYAAVGSMRPQIDVWDLDVVDCLEPAFTLGSKKAAKKKSKKGAAAVQPMEGHTDAVLDLSWNKLVRNVLASASADETVIVWDLCQGKAASSLCRHTDKVQTLAFHPFEAQTLLSGSYDKTALLYDCRSPDTSYRTWRFSGQVERLVWNHFSPCNFLASTDDGFVYCLDARSDKPVFTLKAHDEEVSGLSLSSQIKGCLVTSSADKHVKIWDILGDKPKLVHSRDMKMGVLFCTSCCPDRPFTYAFGGQKDGLRVWDLSDVATVAEVFGGRERLVVNAGSAAAQMDTA, encoded by the exons ATGAGTTCTCAGATTACTTGTGTTGGCTGGGTGATGCGAGGTGCTGCCAAGGAAACCCCAGACAAA GTCGAGTTAAGCCAAGAAGAGCTGCAACGCATCATTAATGAAGCAAAGGAGGAGCTGGG GAATCAAGCAGCTGATGAAGAGGATGAGGACGAAGTTGATGCTGGCATTGTAGTTGATCAAAGTCCTAACGACATTGTGGATGTTGCCATTGCTCAAAATGAGGAAAGCAGAGGAACAGAGGAGGATGAGCTAGCAGAATACGGcctggataaatatgatgaagaTGATATAG CGACAACCAACCTCGGCAACAGCCTGGCCGGCCTCACCATGTTCGGCTCGAATGACGAAGACCCTTACGTCACTCTTAAAGATACT GATCAATATGAGCGAGACGACTTCCAAATTAAGCCCACAGACAACCTCATCCTGGCTGGCAGGGCTGAGAAGGATTGCTGTAACCTGGAGGTCTATG TTTATAACACTGAGGAGAACTCCCTGTATGTGCATCACGACATTCTGCTGCCAGCTTACCCCCTCAGCATTCAGTGGCTCAACTTTGATCCAAACCCACAAGAATCTTCAT GTAACTATGCGGCTGTGGGCAGCATGAGGCCACAGATTGACGTGTGGGACCTAGACGTGGTGGATTGTTTAGAGCCCGCCTTCACTCTTGGCAGCAAAAAGGCGGCTAAAAAGAAGAGCAAGAAG GGTGCTGCAGCAGTGCAGCCCATGGAGGGACACACGGATGCTGTGTTGGATTTATCCTGGAACAAGCTGGTCAG AAATGTCTTAGCCAGTGCATCAGCTGACGAGACTGTCATTGTGTGGGATCTTTGTCAAGGCAAAGCAGCCAGCTCCCTTTGCAGACACACTGATAAA GTGCAAACGTTAGCTTTCCACCCCTTCGAGGCGCAAACTCTCCTCTCTGGATCTTACGACAA AACGGCGCTTCTGTACGACTGCCGCAGCCCCGACACCAGTTACCGCACGTGGAGGTTCAGCGGTCAGGTCGAACGTCTTGTGTGGAACCACTTCTCGCCGTGTAACTTCCTG GCCAGCACAGATGACGGCTTTGTCTACTGTCTGGACGCTCGCTCCGATAAACCTGTTTTTACACTCAAGGCGCATGATGAGGAAGTGTCAG gttTGTCTCTCAGCAGCCAGATCAAAGGATGTTTGGTCACGTCGTCGGCAGACAAACATGTTAAAATTTGGGACATTTTGGGCGACAAACCCAAGTTGGTGCATTCGAGGGacatgaaaatg GGTGTCCTGTTCTGCACATCATGCTGCCCCGATCGACCCTTCACTTACGCCTTTGGAGGACAGAAAGATGGTTTACGAGTTTGGGATTTAAGTGATGTTGCAACAG TGGCAGAGGTGTTTGGCGGTCGTGAGCGCTTGGTGGTGAACGCAGGCTCAGCCGCAGCGCAGATGGACACCGCGTAG
- the LOC133606620 gene encoding ubiquitin-conjugating enzyme E2 N-like, producing the protein MAGLPRRIIKETQRLMLEPVPGIAATPDDENARYFHVYIGGPKDSPFEGGTFKLELFLPEEYPMAAPKVRFMTKIYHPNVDRLGRICLDILKDKWSPALQIRTVLLSIQALLSAPNPDDPLANDVAEQWKKNESIAIETARAWTKLYANNTEV; encoded by the exons ATGGCCGGTTTGCCTCGTAGGATTATCAAG GAGACGCAGCGGTTGATGCTCGAGCCCGTCCCAGGCATTGCAGCAACACCCGATGATGAGAATGCACGCTATTTCCACGTGTACATCGGGGGACCGAAAGACTCTCCGTTtgaagggggcacatttaaactTGAACTGTTTCTCCCGGAGGAGTATCCCATGGCGGCACCCAAAGTGCGATTCATGACCAAAATCTACCATCCGAACGTTGACAGACTGGGGAGAATATGTTTAGACATTTTGAAAG ACAAGTGGTCTCCGGCCCTCCAAATCCGCACAGTGCTGCTCtccatccaggcattattaagcgCTCCTAATCCCGACGACCCCCTGGCAAATGACGTCGCAGAGCAGTGGAAGAAAAACGAAAGCATTGCCATCGAAACAG CGCGAGCATGGACCAAGTTGTACGCCAACAACACTGAAGTATAG
- the ano6 gene encoding anoctamin-6, translating into MDNDILEMECLSDAEEPEGEAALDMIEEEVVYPEEFLPTYHSIREGATVAKAQLAEFNDKPDSLFFNDGVRRIDFILVYDDENKKDFDKRHTFARRKRRREYFEASLMKMGMELEATQSVVNDSLVFVKVHMPWDTLCTYAEVLHIQLPIQPNDLSSYRSPWRCLSFITKYFYPDEKVITTEAEFFTAPFEKDRLEYFYIKDKDVFFSSSMRSRMAYYILSRAPYEIRGSVKKFGIRKLLDSDVYKAAYPLHDCRFNVKSQEDGCPNDRFRLYREWAHPRSFYKMQPLNLIRKYYGEKIGIYFAWLGFYTIMLALAAVVGLACFIYGYKTQETSTWSKEVCDPEIGGQIVMCPQCDQECKYWRLNSTCEASKKLCIFDNFGTLVFAVFMSIWVTLFLEFWKRYQAELEYQWDTVEFLEQQETARPEYEAKCIYERKNPVTGVKEKVPYTACGRCVRVSIGIGTVLFWILLIVASIVAITVYRLAAFFAFSARLRAQDLKELEPLKEYVTPQMATSVTASLISFVVIMILNMLYERVAIWITNFELPRTKTDYENSLTLKMFLFQFVNYYSSCFYIAFAKGKVVGYPGQPVYLLGKYRNEECDPGGCLIELTTQLSIIMGGKAIWNNIQEVLLPWVKNLILRYCRGTASQKVIPRWEQDYQLQPMSNLGLFYEYLEMVIQFGFVTLFVASFPLAPVLALVNNLFEIRVDAWKITTQFRRIVPEKAQDIGAWQPILQGVAILAVATNAMIIAFTSDMIPRLVYYWSFSVYPYGEYPSQTMQGYIHSSLSIFNVSHFSNYSRPLSTPYNITTCRYRDFRYPPGHPKEYEHNIYYWHVIAAKMAFIIVVEHIVYLTKFILSYVIPDIPYAVREQIKREKYLTQVILHETNLKLVTKRLKRPNLTTEDTELDFDL; encoded by the exons GCCGAGTTCAACGACAAGCCCGATTCGTTGTTCTTCAATGACGGCGTCCGACGCATCGACTTCATCCTGGTCTACGACGATGAGAACAAGAAGGACTTTGACAAGAGGCACACGTTTGCACGCCGCAAG agaCGGCGGGAATACTTTGAGGCCAGCTTGATGAAAATGGGAATGGAGTTGGAGGCAACACAATCT GTGGTGAACGACAGCCTGGTCTTCGTCAAAGTGCACATGCCATGGGACACGCTCTGCACCTACGCTGAGGTGCTGCATATCCAGCTCCCCATTCAGCCCAACGACCTGTCCTCTTACCGATCGCCATGGCGATGTCTGTCCTTCATCACCAAGTATTTCTACCCCGACGAGAAGGTCATCACCACAGAGGCCGAGTTCTTCACTGCCCCCTTTGAGAAAGACCGCCTGGAGTACTTCTACATAAAGGACAAGGACGTCTTCTTCTCTTCATCCATGAGGAGCCGGATG GCGTATTACATACTGAGCCGAGCCCCCTATGAGATACGAGGGAGCGTAAAGAAGTTTGGCATCAGAAAACTGTTGGACAGCGACGTGTACAAAGCTGCCTACCCGCTCCATGAT TGCAGGTTCAACGTCAAGTCCCAAGAAGATGGCTGCCCTAACGATAGATTCCGGCTATACAGGGAATGGGCTCATCCGAGAAGCTTCTATAAGATGCAGCCTCTCAATCTCATAAG GAAGTATTACGGCGAGAAGATCGGCATTTACTTTGCTTGGTTGGGCTTCTACACCATCATGCTGGCTCTGGCTGCTGTTGTAGGGCTGGCTTGCTTCATATATGGATACAAAACACAGGAAACCAGCACTTGGAG CAAAGAGGTGTGTGACCCGGAAATCGGAGGCCAAATAGTCATGTGCCCACAATGCGACCAGGAGTGCAAATACTGGCGTTTAAACAGCACCTGTGAAGCTTCAAAG AAACTGTGCATATTTGACAACTTTGGCACTCTGGTTTTTGCAGTTTTCATGTCAATCTGGG TAACactattcctggaattttggaagcGCTACCAGGCTGAGCTGGAGTACCAGTGGGACACCGTGGAGTTCCTGGAGCAGCAGGAGACAGCCCGACCTGAATATGAAGCCAAGTGTATCTACGAGAGGAAAAACCCGGTCACGGGG GTGAAAGAAAAAGTGCCTTACACAGCCTGCGGACGATGCGTTCGAGTGTCAATAGGAATAGGGACCGTGTTATTCTGG ATTTTGCTGATTGTGGCCTCCATCGTGGCCATCACCGTGTACCGCCTGGCCGCCTTCTTTGCCTTCTCGGCCAGGCTGAGAGCTCAGGACCTGAAGGAGCTGGAGCCTCTCAAGGAGTATGTGACGCCGCAGATGGCCACCTCGGTCACGGCCTCCCTCATCAGCTTTGTGGTCATCATGATCCTCAACATGCTCTACGAGAGGGTGGCCATCTGGATCACCAACTTTG AGCTGCCAAGGACCAAGACGGACTACGAGAACAGTCTGACCCTCAAGATGTTCCTCTTTCAGTTCGTCAACTATTACTCTTCTTGTTTCTACATCGCCTTCGCCAAAGGGAAAGTGGTCGGCTATCCAGGACAACCCGTTTACCTTTTGGGAAAATACCGCAACGAGGAG TGTGatcctggtggttgtttgattgAACTGACCACGCAACTGTCCATCATCATGGGTGGAAAAGCCATCTGGAACAACATCCAAGAAGTTCTTTTACC gtgggTGAAAAATTTGATTTTACGCTATTGCAGGGGCACAGCGTCACAGAAAGTGATTCCTCGTTGGGAGCAAGACTACCAACTGCAACCCATGTCCAATCTGGGACTCTTCTATGAATATCTGGAAATGG TCATCCAGTTTGGCTTCGTCACCCTCTTTGTGGCCTCCTTCCCTCTGGCTCCGGTCCTGGCGCTCGTCAACAACCTGTTTGAAATCCGCGTGGACGCCTGGAAAATCACCACGCAGTTCCGCCGTATCGTTCCCGAGAAAGCTCAAGACATCGGTGCCTGGCAGCCTATCCTTCAAGGCGTCGCCATTTTGGCCGTCGCCACCAAC GCCATGATCATCGCCTTTACCTCGGATATGATCCCACGCTTGGTGTACTACTGGTCCTTCTCCGTGTATCCCTATGGAGAGTACCCTTCTCAAACCATGCAGGGCTACATCCACAGCTCCTTGTCCATTTTCAACGTCAGCCATTTTTCCAACTACAGCAGGCCGCTAAGCACGCCATACAACATCACCACCTGCAG gtATCGAGATTTTCGATACCCCCCAGGGCACCCTAAGGAGTACGAGCACAATATCTACTACTGGCATGTGATCGCTGCCAAAATGGCGTTCATCATTGTTGTGGAG CACATTGTTTACCTGACCAAGTTTATCCTGTCCTACGTCATCCCTGACATCCCCTACGCCGTCAGAGAGCAAATCAAACGAGAGAAGTACTTGACCCAGGTCATCCTCCACGAAACCAACCTCAAGCTGGTCACCAAACGCCTGAAGCGGCCGAACCTGACAACGGAGGACACTGAGCTCGATTTCGATTTGTAG
- the mrpl42 gene encoding large ribosomal subunit protein mL42 codes for MFHELTRTSNSSTPWLGASNMAFGHFSKMNILLNCCRLRHYQACLLPFREASNVRGPSLDECSDVEVGLTSDGNTVVCYHPAVDFPYELTQPIKRPDPVRDVPENHEQVLKAHLSKEVLRGNKGPSIEELSKMFYTTKHRWYPVGQYHMRRIKKDTPKDR; via the exons ATGTTTCATGAGCTGACCCGGACGTCAAACAGCAGTACACCCTGGCTCGGCGCTAGCAACATGGCGTTTGGTCATTTCAGCAAAATGAACATACTTTTAAATTGCTGCAGATTGCGGCATTATCAAG CATGTTTGCTTCCATTTCGGGAAGCTTCTAATGTCCGTGGTCCTTCATTAGATGAATGCAG TGACGTGGAGGTCGGTTTGACTTCAGATGGAAACACGGTGGTGTGTTACCATCCAGCTGTGGACTTTCCCTATGAGCTCACCCAG CCTATCAAAAGGCCGGACCCGGTTCGCGACGTGCCTGAAAACCACGAACAGGTTCTGAAGGCCCACCTTAGCAAGGAGGTGCTGAGGGGCAACAAGGGTCCCTCCATAGAGGAGCTGAGCAAGATGTTTTACACCACCAAACACCGCTGGTATCCAGTAGGACA GTATCACATGAGGCGCATAAAGAAGGATACCCCAAAAGACAGATAA
- the pwp1 gene encoding periodic tryptophan protein 1 homolog isoform X1 gives MSSQITCVGWVMRGAAKETPDKVELSQEELQRIINEAKEELGRNQAADEEDEDEVDAGIVVDQSPNDIVDVAIAQNEESRGTEEDELAEYGLDKYDEDDIATTNLGNSLAGLTMFGSNDEDPYVTLKDTDQYERDDFQIKPTDNLILAGRAEKDCCNLEVYVYNTEENSLYVHHDILLPAYPLSIQWLNFDPNPQESSCNYAAVGSMRPQIDVWDLDVVDCLEPAFTLGSKKAAKKKSKKGAAAVQPMEGHTDAVLDLSWNKLVRNVLASASADETVIVWDLCQGKAASSLCRHTDKVQTLAFHPFEAQTLLSGSYDKTALLYDCRSPDTSYRTWRFSGQVERLVWNHFSPCNFLASTDDGFVYCLDARSDKPVFTLKAHDEEVSGLSLSSQIKGCLVTSSADKHVKIWDILGDKPKLVHSRDMKMGVLFCTSCCPDRPFTYAFGGQKDGLRVWDLSDVATVAEVFGGRERLVVNAGSAAAQMDTA, from the exons ATGAGTTCTCAGATTACTTGTGTTGGCTGGGTGATGCGAGGTGCTGCCAAGGAAACCCCAGACAAA GTCGAGTTAAGCCAAGAAGAGCTGCAACGCATCATTAATGAAGCAAAGGAGGAGCTGGG CAGGAATCAAGCAGCTGATGAAGAGGATGAGGACGAAGTTGATGCTGGCATTGTAGTTGATCAAAGTCCTAACGACATTGTGGATGTTGCCATTGCTCAAAATGAGGAAAGCAGAGGAACAGAGGAGGATGAGCTAGCAGAATACGGcctggataaatatgatgaagaTGATATAG CGACAACCAACCTCGGCAACAGCCTGGCCGGCCTCACCATGTTCGGCTCGAATGACGAAGACCCTTACGTCACTCTTAAAGATACT GATCAATATGAGCGAGACGACTTCCAAATTAAGCCCACAGACAACCTCATCCTGGCTGGCAGGGCTGAGAAGGATTGCTGTAACCTGGAGGTCTATG TTTATAACACTGAGGAGAACTCCCTGTATGTGCATCACGACATTCTGCTGCCAGCTTACCCCCTCAGCATTCAGTGGCTCAACTTTGATCCAAACCCACAAGAATCTTCAT GTAACTATGCGGCTGTGGGCAGCATGAGGCCACAGATTGACGTGTGGGACCTAGACGTGGTGGATTGTTTAGAGCCCGCCTTCACTCTTGGCAGCAAAAAGGCGGCTAAAAAGAAGAGCAAGAAG GGTGCTGCAGCAGTGCAGCCCATGGAGGGACACACGGATGCTGTGTTGGATTTATCCTGGAACAAGCTGGTCAG AAATGTCTTAGCCAGTGCATCAGCTGACGAGACTGTCATTGTGTGGGATCTTTGTCAAGGCAAAGCAGCCAGCTCCCTTTGCAGACACACTGATAAA GTGCAAACGTTAGCTTTCCACCCCTTCGAGGCGCAAACTCTCCTCTCTGGATCTTACGACAA AACGGCGCTTCTGTACGACTGCCGCAGCCCCGACACCAGTTACCGCACGTGGAGGTTCAGCGGTCAGGTCGAACGTCTTGTGTGGAACCACTTCTCGCCGTGTAACTTCCTG GCCAGCACAGATGACGGCTTTGTCTACTGTCTGGACGCTCGCTCCGATAAACCTGTTTTTACACTCAAGGCGCATGATGAGGAAGTGTCAG gttTGTCTCTCAGCAGCCAGATCAAAGGATGTTTGGTCACGTCGTCGGCAGACAAACATGTTAAAATTTGGGACATTTTGGGCGACAAACCCAAGTTGGTGCATTCGAGGGacatgaaaatg GGTGTCCTGTTCTGCACATCATGCTGCCCCGATCGACCCTTCACTTACGCCTTTGGAGGACAGAAAGATGGTTTACGAGTTTGGGATTTAAGTGATGTTGCAACAG TGGCAGAGGTGTTTGGCGGTCGTGAGCGCTTGGTGGTGAACGCAGGCTCAGCCGCAGCGCAGATGGACACCGCGTAG